GGTATCTGGTTCGAGCCTAGTTGCCTATGAACAAGAGCACAAGAAGGATTTTTTCAGTTTGCATCATAACTGGGGTTGTTCAATGTAAATTGAAATTGATCCTTCTTGTGCCTACCTGACAATGGAATACCATACTCCCCAACGAACAGAGTTGGTAAATGGAAGCACAAAGATTACGGAATTAGCTTTTGATAGATTTTTTATGAGTTGTAAGGTATCAACTTTTCTGTGGATAATAGCAATTTGTTGTATGCATTATTCAACAGACACCAAGTACCACTCTTCCTGCCATATCTTCACTTCAGAAGTTATTTGACTCAAATGATGCACATTTTACAAACTAACGAGCATTCCTATGCATATGTCATTTTTTCTACATGAGAAAATAAAATTTCAGCCAAAGATTTCCATGTATTTTGGGCTAAAAAATGATATATAGCCAACCCTGTTTTGTTGCTATTATCCATATAGCGGCATATTATATTCTCATGGGATTTTGTTTTCCCCATTATTTCGTACCAAGTTTCAATCTTCATAGCACACTATACACCACCTCCTGTGGAATCATCTCCCAACTTCATTCATGTTCACAGTAGACAACAGTTTACTTACATCCTAACAGTCAGATTTCTTATCTAGAAAAACATATGTTGCTCTATCATGTTGTTTTCATGTATAATTTTACCACCATTTTGTTTTATTGCATATCTTTTAGTACCACACTGGTTATAGCACACGTTATGTTACTTAGGTTGAACATTTCAATCATTAGAAGCCTTATGCTTAGGGCTAGCAATGAGTTGGGTTGTCTCATGAGTCAGACAATCTATTCCACTTAAATGATACTCCCACTCTTAAAATTTTGCTAAAAATATATTAGACTTGGTCAACTCGACAAAACTAGGCCGAGCCACCATGTCCACTCTTAGGAGTGTTGACTCATTGGTCGACTGAGCCAAGTGCAGATTCCTGGTTTTCGAAGAATGGTTTTCTAGTTACCGACTTGATGAAGTCGCCAACTAGAGGCTTCCCAAATACCGCAACTTCCTAATTCATAAATTAGGCAAAGCAAACATCGTGTTGTTGTTGCTATTGATgttggtggtggtgatggtggcgGCGGTTTTCTGTTGGTGTTGGTGTTGTGTTGTTGTAAGTTCCCACTAACCGCAATTCAAAACAAGATTGTCAAACACCAGAATTATCATTCTAAAAGAATAATATTAAAGGTCCGCTCTCTTTTGGGCCAAATGAGGAGAAAATGCACAAGAACTTTATGTAATCCTCTCACACTTCAACACTCTCTTTCTTAAAATTGATATAACAGGAGAAAAACAAAGCATTCTAATGAAGAAATGCTACCCTCCTTACCATTTTCAAAGGAATATGAACATAACACAACGATCTCGAAAGCATTTCTTAGTGCCTTTTCTTCAATCAACGTCATTCTTTGAGGTAAATAGCTTACCTCTCCAGCTTGCTGAGCAGTGCCTCCATTGGAGGCAGTTCCTTTACAATTTGTTGCCAGTCAGGCATGCCCTGTATGAGAGAAATGGGTATCGGTGATAGAACAagaaaacgatgaaatggaaatggaactttttttctcttttttttttctctgtcattgaaaatttgttaaacagaagagagagagagagagagagagagagagagaggttgccaCAGCAGAGTTTCACAGCTTGAGGGCTTCTTCAAGCATAGTAGACCATGTGGTACTCAACTCACAACTCCTTCGTGGATGAATCAACCAACCATGCAAATGTAGCTAAGCCACTTGGTATAGAAGAGAGCACACAAGATATGAATAGAAGTAAAGAATTGTTTTGTTATTTAAGAGCGCCAAAGCTTATAACTTTCTGAGGTGTGTTTCAAATGAAGACCACCTCCTTAAATAGACTAAGAATCTTCTAACTACTTtacatggatggctaggatggtgcCATGTGGTGATCATCCAATGGCCAGAAATACTCTAGAACTCTTCTAGACTATTCTACACTACTCTCTTTACAAGAGAACTCTACGTGCATAGCTTCCAGTCTTGGTATCATTTGTTCTATTATATGTACTCTTTACCAGAGAACTCTATAGCTTCCAGTCTTGGTGCCATCTGTTCTATTATTTGTATAAACTGAGGTCGTAAAgacatctccctccctccctcattctATTACTTGCATAAGCCCATGTTACAAAGCCATCTCTAttactccctccctctctcctttacTTGCTTTCGCATTTGTATATTTATCGTTTCTACTGCTCGAGGTATCCGAGTGTGTTGACAATATAAAACACAACATCTCACAGTTTGTGTGTTGCATTAGAATGCCCCTGGTCAAGAGTATGTTCCCTTGTCGCCTAGGATTCCCCGACATTATTGATCTCTTGGAATCATGAGCTAAAATTTAAAGTtcgatttatatatatatatatatatatatatatatatatattttgcacacgcacacacactcacgctagtggaatttcaccacctatgggtactcgaacccttgactgggcgttgaaactcctaagagcctACCACCTGAGAAAGAGTAAGGACCCTGATTTTTGGGTGTTTGGCTATGTTGGGTCATTTTGGGAAGGAGATGTTCTGGTTCTGTTTTATTTGGGTCCTTTTAGAAGGTTGAACTTGATATCGATTTAACTTCGAGTTGGGGGGGGTGAGGACAGCCTCGCTTCCTCGTCGCTTGTTTCTGGCAACATTCAGGTGGCTTGGTAAGCAAGCTACCTTCAGAATCGATtggatttttaggatttttaatgAAAGTGCAATTCAGTTTGTAGTCTACTTTTGATAATCAACACTATGAGGTCTTGAGTTGGACAAACCATATTTGATCGTGTGTTTTGTGGATGCCTTCTTAGAATGAAGTATTCGAAAATTCTGTCATGACTCATGAATATCAGTGGAATGGATCAAAGAAACTATACTTCTGCAAAGCACGCAACAAGAGCATGATTCATTTTAAAAATTAACTTTCCCATGTACCTGATGTGATGCTTTAACATTTGATTTTACTAAAGCAGCTAAGCATTTCGATGAACTCTATTTTGTGGATTACCTTTCCTGATCTTCGAGCACGGCCATCAAGGCGCAATATTATGTACACATCCTCACCTGGAGTAACGCCTTCAGACTTTTGTTGATCACGTATCCATCTGAAAGATGAGGAAAAATCAGAACCTATGAAATTCTATGATGTAATCTAGAGCATGAGGCAAAAAAAGAGATGTGAATCATAACAAAAAATAAACCTTGCCTATTTTTCAGAACCTATTTGATGCTAGTAGCACCCTTTGCTTATGTCTTGTTCCAGAAGTTCCACCATAAACATCACACATGTCCAGGGCAACTGGAACCATTGACTTAATGGACAAAATCACGATGATTTAACAATTCCAGTCATAGGAATCAGTGTAATTTTCACTCATTGAATATGAACTATAGCTCACTTTATTGTTTGACTTTCTTTCAAGTGTCTGTTGTCTTGCTGCTAATGCAACAGCTAAGATAGTCCGATGGTTGTGATTTCCAAGATTTAATCCCATCACATGGTAACTACCGATCAATGGTTCCTACCTCCTTAGAAGCATGGTTAAAAGATTTGGTGACTCAGACCAACTTGTCTGATCTCGAGTCAAGTCGGGACTCGCCAGGCAGGGGTGACTTGTCAGGGTGGCCGGTCGCATTGAACCGAATCGGGTCCATCCGAGTCAAAGTCGACTGGGACGACTTGCATGGGACCTCATCAGAGTTTTAAACCGTGCCTGGGAGTGTGTCACATGTATGATGGAAGTACTAGAGCTGAGCACGGCTTCATCTTGGAAGAGGCTTGCAAGCCTCCCTAGCAAACCTCTTATAATAATAAACAATAAAAGACAACAGAGAAACATACATATTGAGGCAGTGAAGGATCATAACAGAGACAAATATAGTAACCATCTAAAAATGCATGTGGCTGAGGTAAAACAGCACATGACCTTTCCCATTCATTAGGCGATACAATCTCGGCCTTAAACCGCATCTCTGCTTTCAAGCGTGACTTTGCAGTTATGGACTGAGTTCGCTTCTCAAAATCTTCCTACCAAGATGCCATTACAGAGAGTGTCAACAAATGAACATAACTTTTCAATGTCTCAAGCATGATAACAATACAATCACAAGTAATGGCATGTCAACTCGTGGGCATTCATGGATTCTGATATGTAAGAGCTTATAGAATAATTAAATGTTGAAAAAAGCTGCTCGCATGAATGCAACAAGAAGTGGCTCTATGAAAACAAAGGCATAGGAAGAGTTGAGTTCTTTTGTTCATCTAAGGAGAATCCCTTCTTGTAGTTTACATTAGTATATCCATATTATatataaagaaacaaaaaataataatacagtCGAGTAGATTTGCCAGGTTGACATGGTGGAAGTGAGGAAAACAAGCATGCAATGAAAGAAGGGAATAGGCAATGCCATTTGAGTAAGACTGTCAGAAAACCAAAATAAAAGAACAGATGCAGGCAAAGGATAAGTATTAGACACTTAGATAAAAACAATATTGCAATTGGTTGGACTAAGGGTAGCTTAAAGCTTTCAGGATGGTGGTTCATCATGCTGCTTCTATGCTGAGTACTCCATTTCAATGGAATGTTGCAAGATTTCTTATGCAGCATTCAGATGGCAGGATAACAATTTCATTATTATGTTGTAAAATGATGAATGAGTGAAGATCTTTAGCATTCTTAGTGAGTTTTCTGCCAAATTCTGCTTCAAGATATTGgcaaaaaaaaacactaaaaggTAGATATATGAGATAAGCGTTTCATGCCCAAATCAATGTGTCGGATCTGCAATATAGATTTCACACATCATGGAGAAAAGGCCAATTTGTATCCTAATGAAAGCAAATCATTTGAATAGGCTGAGGCTGGTAAAAGAATTGTAGGATTTAATGAAGAGTGACAAAAAAGAACCGAAGGTCATGACCTGAGCAGAGCTTGTTTAGACAAGACATGGCACTACTCCAAACTTTGTTTGATTTTGTCAAATTTATTTTGTAATACTACAAAACAATATTTTGTTTAGATTCCATCAAGTCCATATAGCATGCGCATGTAAAATATTTAAGGAATATATAactagatatttgatatatcataTGAAAATTATATATCATAAATGTTGAAATGTGGACCCTGTAATCATCATCATATCTCACAAATCCTGTTTCAcgaaaaattcctagggccctgTCTATGGTAAGTGAGAAAGCCTGCTTCTCATCACCTTGATAACAAGTCCTTTTACGTCTTCCTCTAATCCTCCTTTCAAGCCCTCAACCCTAATCAAAGTTTCCTTATTGGAGCCATCTTGGTTTTCTGAGAACATTGCCCAACCATCTCATGTGATTCTCCAGTTCTAAACTTAGGGGCCATTTGGTTGCAAGTAAAGTTCTGTTCTGGACAGTCTTCTCTGGGGCAAACAGCCTGTCCTTAGTTTTTTCTCCCCATTTATGCATGGGAACCAAGGCAAATGAGGATTGCTTGTTCCTAATGATAGACTTTTCTAGGACAGCATGTCCAGAAAAAAGGGTGAAAAGGTTGCCTTCCTGTATCAGTGCCTGTTGGAAGATATTCTGTACACATGTGCCATCTGTGCCACTTGTGCAGCATGtgccatcatccatcttcaaACACTCCACAAGTGCTACATGTGCCACtgccaccatcaatcttcaaCCACCCACATGTGCCATTATGCACATGAGCCTCATGTGTTGCATGCACCAATGTCTATCTTCAAGCTccccatgtgccacatgtgcaactTTCTATGCTCCTGATTCCATGTCTTTGACAAAGCAGAGTCCAAGACATTTTACCCAACTTTAAAGTAAAAATCTAGGAGAGTGCACCTAAATGCCTATCATTGAGGCATCTTGCCACTTTCCAAGTTAAACTTCAGGGTAAGGGCACCAAAAAGCCCATCCCTGGGGTCCACCCTTGGACAGTCTATGCTTGCTTAGCCCTGCTCTAGGTTGGCATGTTGACTCTCATCCATCTCCATCTAGGATCGATCGGGGAGAGACCATTAAAGGAGGCATCAATTATTCATCCGTTTCATTGCATCAATCAAGAGATCATTCTAGTTGTAGAATTTTTGTGTTTTTATGTAGAAACTTGGTAATATATAGATGGGGATCCTTAGGGTTAATTCATTAAAATCTGGATTTTGAAAATGAAAACTTTTAATTTTCAATGCATTTGAAAAATCCTAACAAACTAAATAGAATACTCGAGTCCAATTAGATATGTATCCAATACCTCATATATTGATCCTGCATCTCAAACCAGGGACTTGGGGCAATCTTCGTAGATGAAACCCTCATTTCACATGGAAGTGATGGTTTTGCAGCACATTTGAGAACCCATCTGAAATCATTGTTTTCAAAACCACCAGATGAAATAGGCACTAAGAAGCCCACCTGTCGAAAACCAATCCAATTGGTTTTCAGCGAGTTGACCAAAAACATTGCTTGgaagttgcatccaaacaagccctcaaGTCAGTTTTGCTTAGTCGGACCAATGCCTGACCCAATTACAACCCCAGACTAAGTTAACATGATTTGTCAGTGACATGCCCTAGTCATGACGTCAAGATGCTTGTCATGTCACTAACTATTATCAGTAGACATGATGAAGTTCAATGGTGATATTTAGTTAGCAACCAACAAGATGACTTTAGTAATCAAAGTAGATGTGTGAAATCTCCACATCTTACCCCAATAGAAGGAAGAGATGCAGCTGCCTTCGCAGGGGCACCAAAGCCTTTCCTCTCCTCAATAGGCGGCTTTCTACCTTCACCCCAGATTACAGGGATGAGAAGAACACCTCGTTTAAGGAGTTCGGTACGGAACCTTTCAGCCTTTTGCATAGCTGCAGAAATGGACTCTTTGCTCCCCGCCAAAATAACCTGATAACATCAATGAGAAGCATGCTATGCATTAAAAAGAAGATAAGATGCCTAAATTCACGAAAGAAATAACGCCGTTCCAACCTATGACTCAGCGGCAGACAGTGTGTGTTTtaacattgaggtcatgggtttgaacacatgttacctttcaaaaaaaaaaacatctgagCAAAAGAGAAACAGTGGTACAAATTGGCTAAGATAACTGCGATAACTGCCAATAGCAATTACTTGGAATTTCCTCAAGTATGAGGGGAAGGCAAGAATACCTCCAAGCCATAATGTGATAAGAGTTATTTGATATGCTGGTAGTGGTAGAGGATGAGAatccacatgcatgcacacagTCACGCATATGTGCATGCATGTAcatcaatccaaactgtccaaatcatgggccccatgtAGATAGGAAGAagctccaaaatcagattggttgaaaaatcctaacTTTGGTTTAAGGGACATTTGTTTGTCGAATTTGGACCATGAccattttcattttaaccatctatttgatgaCCACCAATGAGACGGTTATGATCATCGGTTCAGCGTGACTTTGCATTATGACCCACCGACAGTGGGGTTTGAGATTTGACCAGTTTGGATTGTGGTAGATGTATGCCACTTGGAAAATGCATGTGTATCACTTAATTCCTCTGCACAAACCGAGATATAAAAGGGAAGAAACCATGGTACTAACTGGCCTAGCAGTGTCCCGCAGCTGCACTAGTTCAACAATCCGATTGGTCGAAAGACGCAAAGGCAACCGTGACAAAGTTTCATCCCTAGATATCTGTGCAAGTTGTTCCTCCTCTTTCTTGTTGTCCCAGAAAAATAACGCAACAAGAACAATAATACCTGTAGATTGCTGATTCAAAAGCTTAGTCAATTAGATAATTAAATTTTACTACACATCAATGAGTGCTCTAATTGAAGAAAGTGAATTTTGAATCTGTGTATATGACTCTAAACTAGCAAGTAGCATTGATGGGAAGATATGCTTAATTCCAGAGATGGAGGCAAAATAATAATCCATAAAACATTTAAATCAGGTATCCTCTGTTGCTGCTATATTGTACAGAAAGGGCACAAGGGTTGTTCAGTAACACCAAGTACTTAACCTCAACAGTGCATGAGAAATTGTAGGGTCAGACATGTGACACCCATCATTTGATGATCCAAGATGTTTATGGGAAATGCCTAGGAAAATCTTCCAGATCGGAAGACACTAACCCTCTAATCAATGGCATACAAATAAATGGTTAAAGAGAAAATccagcaacagtccacattcaatcaaaaacaataaaaaatatcaaattgTTGGCTTCCAATTTTGGTAATTCTGGAGGCATCCTCCATCCACAAAAGCAAGGCCCCACACTTGGGGAATCTGATGAAACTGTACATTTGCTGATGCACATGACCCTATAGTCTCTCTAAATATATAGGACCCTACAGTATCTCTAAATATGTATCTCAACTTTCTAAACGAACCAAAAATAGATGGTTAacatcatttaatttttattCCATCATCTATTTGATTAGTGTGTAGATAGAAAACATTGCAAAAAGACCACTCTATAGCATATATCCGATTTACCTCCAATGTTGATGGCAGCATTTCCAGCAGTCTCCCAGATATCAGGAGCACCTTCACCACCTGTAATCGAACGTATTAGTCTAGGTACAGTAAAGAACGTTGAAATCCCTGCTGCTGCAGAAAACGCCACATAAAAGAATCTCCTAACACCACGAAATGGTGCTTGGACTTCACTAATGAGCTTTAGATCTCTCCTGAAACTGTATCCAATGTCTTCACCACCCAACCTTGCCTGTGAAAGCCAAAACCCTGTGAGTAACAAGATATGAAGCTTAAATTTGAGATTCAGCAGGCAATAAAAAGGAGGAATTCAATACATAAAATTACTTAAGACCCAAAATTTTAACAAAGGAGGGATAAATAAATAACCAGGAACTCTACCAGTTataaggagtgagttggttcaagttgaaggctctaaaagggcaaggggaaggcacAAAAGGATGCGGATGGAGGTAGTCAGGAAAAATTAGATGATCTATGGTTTAGCTGTGGATATGGTCCTTGATCAAGTGGAAAGTGGAGAAGGAtacatgtagccaaccccaactagttgcgataaggcttagatgatgacaatgatgatgatatgCGTTTCCTGCATTCCCTTCTTCCCTCGCTTGTGATTTGGGGCACCAAATGCCAGAAAACATTAGTATGCTTACCATGGGCTCCATTTCTTTGCCACCTTAAGCGCCAACTGTAAGCTCAGAAAGACCCGCTCACCATAATTGGGCCGTAAAACCAAAACACTGCCTAATAGTATATCGAACCTCACAGTGCTAAGAGACAAGAACTGCGTTGCCCACTGCTTGAAGAGGGCCGGACCAAATAAATGAATTCTGTATCCTTCCATGCTACACAGCACATTAAAAATGAAATCTACAGGGTAAATGGAAGAAGTGAAGCTATAAACCTCTTCTTGCAACTCCTTGAATTCTGGTGAAGCTCTGAAGGAAGCCAAGTCTGGATCATTAAGAATAGTGCCAAATTTGAGATTATATTCTCGTAATGCAGTCCGCAATGCTTCTGCAGCCTTTTTTGCTTCTCCTctgcttaaaaaaataaaatttcaagcaTCACATGTCTTTAACAGTTTAAATATTCCATTCAGATTGGTTCTCAGGAAAAGTCCGCATTTGGCATTCATACAGAACCAATCAAcctcaagaaaaaaaataaaattggttgCTCGTTCCGGCCCTTTATTTGAAATGAGGAAGCTAAGTATGAGGCATTTCTCATACAAGACAGATGAAAAGAGAACATAAGAATACGGTGCGATTGAAAGTCATGTTGAATCTCATGACCATTCCAGAATCGTATGTTGTAGTGGCAAGAAGAGTGTGCATGATTAAGTTTATTCATGTGCTTCATGCACTAGTGGAAATGGAGATTTATGTAAAAATATTTTGGTAATTCAGGTTTAAGACAAAAGAAAGGTAATTAGGTTTAAGAATCAACCTTTCCTCATTCTTTCAGCCTAGCTTTCTGATGGAGCAAAGAACCACCAAAAGAATTCTTAATAAAACTAGAAGGAAAAAAAGCAAGCATAAGCAATCAGCCCACAGAACTCAGGACTTAGTCACAATGAATGGAAGCAAGCACAAATAAAATTTGTGCCTCGACATCTACAATAAGTCAAATATGGGGTGTAAAATAAGCCAGAAAAGGAACTTCTgatattaataaattttaataaaaattcatGAGGATCTTCAAGGGCAGAAAAGAATGAGGGACTGCAGAAACTTTTATCTTAGTTGCTAGAATTCaatttgaaaaaatttaaaagaagaagaagaagaaacagaaaagacAGGTACTGAGTTTAACAATTCACAGCGGAGAAACAAGAATGGTTGCAAGGAAACAACAGTTAAAATATGGCTGTGCACAATTCTTTTTGTGGGTTTCAGGTTTACTAACTAAAATAAAGGTGGTCCTTTTTTTGCAGTGAACTTTTACACAGGTTATCTGTGTTCAGCTTGTGGAAAGAAGTAGACAGTTTCCCAATGTAACTTTGCAGGCCATTTTTGGGAACTCTGAAGCCATTTATGTTGTGGGTATCCATAGGCTGCCGAAGTTTTGCTTAAAACCAAACATGAAATGATGTTGTGCATTATTCTATGTTTTCTGAAGTTGACTTGACAAGGTCAGTCTTGATGTTGATGAgtgtccttttcttttttctcttaaaAATATGGTCTTGTATGTCAATATTTCGAGCCACCTCCAAAATAGAAGAAAGATGGAAGTTACATTTCACAGGCTCAGAACATAGAAGCCATAAAAAATAGATCAAATTTAACCCCAAATGTTGGACTACCAGACCGATCGATAAACTGCTGAAGAAGGAAACAACCTCCACTATGGTTAATAGCTGTAGATCTGACCAGAGCATTTGATTCTAGTGTTACCTAGGTTACATGGGCATGGATACGGGCATCAAGATCAGAGACAGGTATAGAGGATCGGATTCACTGAACCCTGAACAGTAGGATTGTGAGATTCGACAATCCCTGACAAagagggctgtcaatgggtacctgGACTCAACATGATTCTAATGGGTTTGGGTCCCACTTGTTGGACCCATTAATAAATTGCATTGGCTTCGGGTATATCACCTTTTGGATGCAATTAAAAACCAGGTGTAGTCAAGACCAGGTCAGGTCCATGTGAAGGACCCAGTTAAAGTCGGGCTGGGTCACATCCAGTTAGTTTTAATAGTAAAATTAAGTAATTTATATATGTGTGCGTACATCGATTATActagcaaacaaaaaaaaaaaaaaaggtttcctAAGCAACACACATCTAAGAGAGTCTGTTTACACAACATGcatgtgtcaaagtggcacatgtgtgtgataCAATACATTCATCGAGTGGGCTCAACCATGTAAATGTTCTTTTTGTCCCCGAacccaactcaaaacctagggcTAAAGACCTCATGGGTACCCGAAAACGACCGGATCCAGGTCCAGCCCTTCAAGAACAAGACGGGAACCCAAAAGAACCTGGACTCAGCAAGACCCTAACCCGGTTAGCCCAGGTACCCAACTCGTTGGCAGCCATACTGACAAATAGGGATTGATTCGGCATATATTTATTTACTCATATatttataaatgaaaataaataagatAACAGAGTTCCCATTCCAGTAAAGCATGGGGTAATTGCTCGTTCAGAAGTTTGAATTTTTCAATCAATTATATGATGCCAAGGCTTACTTCTTATCTACAATCGCGCCATCCTGGAGGTATATATCCCAGATGTACATTCATTTGATCTTCTATACTTTTGTATGAGTATCATCTTTCTCAATGGCTCTCTGTTGGAGTATCATGTTATTCCTCCCTTTTAAAATTCAGTGGTTGAGAGAAACAAGGTAACAATATTAAATTTTATTGATTATTTCCTTTTTGAATGGAGGAGTAGGCTTATTAgctattctaaaaataaatagatgaatAAAGGAAGACAACAACAAGCATCTGGCATGTGGCAAACATTTAAATTTTATCAATAAAACATTCaaagttttaaatattttattaaactGAGAGAGAGCCTATCTCAAAGAGTTGGGAC
This DNA window, taken from Magnolia sinica isolate HGM2019 chromosome 14, MsV1, whole genome shotgun sequence, encodes the following:
- the LOC131224805 gene encoding protein LOW PSII ACCUMULATION 1, chloroplastic, whose product is MAALAAFQPRQFLCSHHHPRTWIPAKTHLKSQNPRRIFFISSSSSTPSSETNTETAESCVNLGLSLFSKGRVKDALSQFETALALDPNPVEAQAALYNKACCHAYRGEAKKAAEALRTALREYNLKFGTILNDPDLASFRASPEFKELQEEARLGGEDIGYSFRRDLKLISEVQAPFRGVRRFFYVAFSAAAGISTFFTVPRLIRSITGGEGAPDIWETAGNAAINIGGIIVLVALFFWDNKKEEEQLAQISRDETLSRLPLRLSTNRIVELVQLRDTARPVILAGSKESISAAMQKAERFRTELLKRGVLLIPVIWGEGRKPPIEERKGFGAPAKAAASLPSIGEDFEKRTQSITAKSRLKAEMRFKAEIVSPNEWERWIRDQQKSEGVTPGEDVYIILRLDGRARRSGKGMPDWQQIVKELPPMEALLSKLER